The genomic segment AAAAGGCGCACCTGACCGAAGAGCCAGTAGTGGATGGGGCCCAGCGCACAGGCCATGGCGAGTCCTCCCGGGCAAGCGTTCGCGGGTCAGCGTAAGCACGGGGCGCTCGGCCCGCATTGACGCGGGTCAAGGGCAACCGCCGTCCCTACTCGCCGGCGAGCTCGAGCAGTGCGTCCGGGTCGAGGAGGGTGATCCGCTTGCCCTCGACGGCGATCGCGCCGCGCTCGCTGAGGGTACGCAGGGCCCGCGAGAGGCTCTCGGCCGTCGTGCCCAGCAGGAGCGCCAGTTCGCCCTTGCCCACCGGCAGGGTGAGGCCGCGCTGGGCGCCGCCCTCGCGCAGCAGGTAGCAGGCCAGGCGGGCCTTCACCTCGCGGGTCGAGAGATCCTCGATGAGATGGGAGAACTCGAGCAGGCGGCGCGCCATCGACGCCATCACCTGGCGCACGAATTCCGACCGCTCGCGCAGCTCGCGCTCGAAGACCTCCGCCGGCACGAAGGCCACCCGCGTGCGCTCCATCGCCACGGCCTCCGCGTGGAAGCTGCCGCCGGCGAGCATCGCCGCCTCGCCGAAGCTGTCGCCGGCGCAGAAGAAGTGCAGCACCTGCTCCTTGCCCGAGCCCGCGCTGAGCTGGATCTTCACCCGCCCGAAGATGATCACGAAGAAGCCCGCCGCCGGCTCCCCCTGCTGGAAGATGCGCTGCCCGCGCAGGTAGACGCGCCGGCTGACGGCAGGCAGGATGCCCGCCAGCACCGGCTCCGGCAGGTGGCGAAACAGCGGCGAGGCGCGCAGCTCGATGAGACCGGGCTCGGGCTGGGTCATCGCAGGGGTCCTTTCGGCTTCGGCGCGGGAGGACGCGCCAAAGCTAGCCCAGACGCGGGACGACGGCAAGGCGCGGCTACGACGCGAATCGCCTTGACTGAGGAGCCTCGATTCCGGAATTATTGTGCCAAAGTCGAACGCGGCAGTGCCCCAGGAGCGCAGCATGGCCATCGAGTTCATCGATCAGGACTACTCCCGCTACAGTGCCGAGAACCATGCCGTTTGGAAGTTGCTCTACGAGCGGCGCATCGCCGAGCTCGAGGCCCAGGCCAGCCGCGCCTACCTGGATGGCCTGCGCACCCTGGAGATCTACGCCGACCGCGTGCCCCAGCTCAGCGACATCAACGCCCGCCTGGGTCCGGTGACGGGCTGGACCTCCCGCGCCGTGCCTGGCTACATCCCCGCCGACGACTTCTTCGCCTGCCTCGCGCGGCGCGAATTCCCGACGACGATCGGCGTACGCCCCCGCGAGCAGCTCGACTACCTGCCCGAGCCGGACATCTTCCACGACGTCTTCGGGCACATCCCGATGCACGCCAATCGCGAGTTCGGGGACTTCCTGCAGGCCTACGGCGAGGCGGCCCTGCACTGCGGCGGCGAGCCGCGACTCACCGAGCTGCAGCGGCTCTTCTGGTTCACCGTGGAGTTTGGGCTGATCCGCGAGGAGGGGCGGTTGAGGCTCTACGGCAGCGGCCTGATCTCCTCGCCCGGCGAGGGCAAGCACTGCCTGGAGAGCCCCGCGGTGGAGCGCGTGGACTTCGACCTCGAGCGGGTGATCGCGCAGGATTTCGAGATCGACCACTACCAGCCGCTCCTCTTCGTGATCGACTCCTACGAGCAACTCTTCGCGGCCCTCGGCGAGTACCGTCGCCGTCTCTTGCACTGAACGCTGTGCGCGCCGGCGCCCGCGGCCGGCTCGCCGCCACAGCGCACTGTGCGCCGCCATCGGAAACCCTGCGCCGGGCGCCACCGACTCCCCCGCGACGATTTCCCCCGACGAGATGACTAAAGCCCCGACCGGGGCGTCCGATAACACACCGGATGGATCTTCATCTCGAAGGACACGGAATGGTCGCACTTCCCATCTGGGCGCTAGTTGGCGGCGCGGTCCTCGCTCCCCTGCTCGCCCTGGCCCTGGCGCGCCTCTTCCAGCGCGGCGACGCGGCGCTCCTGCGCGGCACGCTGCGCAAGAAGGGCCTGCAGCTCGACGAAACCCTCACCAAATTGAGCGAGGCCAATCAGCGGATCGCCGCGACTCTCCGCGAGGCGGAGCAGGCGCGCAGCGAGGCGGAGACCGCCTCGCGCGCGAAGAACGAGTTCCTCGCCACGATGAGCCACGAGATCCGCACGCCGATGAACGGCGTCATCGGCATGACGAGCCTGCTCATGGACACGCCGCTGACGGCCGAGCAGCGCGAGTACGCCGAGGTGATCCGCAGCTCGGGCGACTCGCTGCTGACAATCCTCAACGACATCCTCGACTTCTCGAAGATCGAGGTCGGCCAGCTGGAGCTCGAGGAGCACAGCTTCCAGCTCCGCGAGGTCTTCGAGGACGCGCTGGACCTGATGGCCGTGCGCGTCGGCGAGAAGGGGCTCGAGCTGTCCTGCCTCGTCGAGCCCAACGTGCCGCACACGTTGATCGGCGACCCGACGCGTCTGCGGCAGATCGTCGTCAACCTCATCGGCAACGCGATCAAGTTCACGCAGATGGGCGAGATCGCCCTCACCGTGAAGTCGCAGCTCCTGCGCGAGGGGCTCTACGAGATCCACACCGCCGTGCGCGACACGGGGATCGGCATCGATCCCGCCGGGCGCTCGCGCCTCTTCAAGGCCTTCAGCCAGGTGGACAGCTCGACGACCCGCAAGTACGGCGGCACCGGCCTGGGCCTGGCAATCAGCAAGCAGCTCTCGGAGCTGATGGGCGGCCGCATCTGGGTCGAGAGCGTGCCCGGGCGCGGCAGCACCTTCCACTTCACGGTGCGCGTGCGCCGCAGCAGCCTGCCCGAGCCGGCGCTCGACCTGCACTCGCTCAAGGGTCTGCGCGCGTTGATCATCGACGATAACGCGACGAACCGCCGCTTGCTTGAGGTACAGTCGATCGCCTGGAGCATGACGCCGGTGCTCGCCGAATCACCGAGCGTGGCCCTCGCGCTGGTCGAGAAGGAGAAGCCCTTCGACCTCATCCTGCTCGACATGCAGATGCCGGAGATGGATGGCCTCGAACTAGCGCAGGTCCTCGCCCACAACCCGAAGAGCGCGCGCGTGCCGAAGATCATGCTCAGCTCGATCGGGCGTCGCATCGAGGTGGAAGGCACGCCGTTGCATTCGGCCATCAGCAAGCTGATCCGCCAGGATCGGCTGCTCGGTGTGCTCCTGGACGCGATCGGTGAGCGCGAGGGCGGCCACGCGACGGCGCCGCCGCCGGCGCTCGAGCGGCTCGCGGAGCGCCTGCCGCTGCACATCCTGCTCGTCGAGGACAACCGCGTGAACCAGAGGGTCGCCCTGCGCCTGCTCGAGCGCCTCGGCTACAGCGCGGACGTGGCGGCCAACGGCCTGGAGGCCCTCGACGCCCTGCGCCGCCAGCCCTACGACCTGGTGCTGATGGACATGCAGATGCCCGAAATGGACGGCCTCGAGGCGACGCGCCGCATCCGCGCGGACTTCCCGGCCAAGCGCCAGCCGCGCATCGTCGCGATGACCGCCAACGCGATGAAGGGCGACCGCGAGCGCTGCATCGAGGCCGGCATGGACGACTACATCAGCAAGCCGGTGAAGTGGGAGTCCCTCGTCGAGGCGATCGGCCGCTGCGAGATGGTGCCCAGTCGCTAGGCGCTGCCGCCACTAGCGCGGCAGCGCCTCGATCTTGGCCGCGAGGATGAAGTCGTTCTCGCTCAGCCCGCCAACGCTGTGCGTCCAGAGCGACACGCCGACCCTCCCCCAGCTCAGCGCGATGTCCGGATGGTGGTCCTCCGCCTCGGCGAGGACCCCGATCGCGTTCACGAGCGCGAGGGCGCGCGCGAAGTCGGGCAGGCGAATCTCGCGCGTGAGACGTTCGCCGTCGATCGCCCAGCCGGGCAACGCGGCGAGATGGGCCACGCACTCCGCGGCCGTGAGCGCCGGCGTGCCGGCGGGCAGGGGCCGGCAGTTGCGATCGGCGAGGGCCGGCCGCGCGGCGCGCTCCTCGCCGCTCATGCGCAGAAGCGCGCGAAGGCGGCGCTGAGATCGGCGGCGACGACGGCGGCCTCGCGGCCCTCGATCGCGTGCCGGGGCAGGAAGAAGACCAGCTTGCCGTCCTTGAAGAGCGCGGCCGAGGGGCTGCTCGGCGGCAGGTCGCCGAAGTGGGTGCGCGCCGCCGTCGTGGCCTCGCGGTCCTGCCCGGCGAAGACGCTGGCCACCCGATCGGGCCGCGTCTCGCCCTGGAGGGCCATCGCCAGGCCGGGCCGCGCCATCCCGGCCGCGCAGCCGCAGACCGAGTTCACGAAGAGCAGGGCGCTGCCCGTGGACTGGCCCATCCAACGCTCGACCGCGGCGCCGTCGCGCAGTTCCTCGACGCCGATCCGCGTCAGCTCCGCCCGCATCGGGGCCACCAGCAACTCGTCGTACATGCTCGCCTCCGCGTGTCTGGGGAGTTCTGGAGTTCCGGGTCCACGGATTTCTCCAAAGCTCAATTCGCTCGGGATGGAAAATAGACAAGCCGCGCCCGCCCGCAAGGCCTGCCCCGCCGCGGGCCAGCGGCGGGCGAGGCTAGCCCGCCGTCGCCTCCGCCCGCGGCTCGACGCGAATCGCCAGGCCCTCGCCGCCCGCGCCCTCGCCCAGCCCCACGCGCAGGCGCCGCGCGCCGCCCGCGCCCTGGGCGACCAGCAGGCGCGCGATCGGGGTCTCCAGTTCGCGCTTGATGACGCGGGCCAGGGGCCGCGCGCCGTAGTGCGGGTCGTAGCCCTCGCGGGCCAGCCAGCGCCGCGCGGCCGGCTCGAGCTCGAGCGTCAGTTCGCGCTCGGCAAGACGCGCGGCGAGACGCGCGGTCATCAGGTCCACGATGGCCCCGATCTGCGCCTCGGTGAGCGGCCGGAAGAGCACCTGCTCGTCGAGGCGGTTGAGGAACTCGGGCCGGAAGTGGCGGCGCAGCTCGGCGAAGACGGCCTCGCGCAGGGCGGAGGGGATCTCGCCCATCTCCGCGGCCGCGCTCTCCAGCAGCAGGGGCGAGCCGATGTTCGAGGTCAGGATGATCACCGTGTTGCGGAAGTCCACCACGCGGCCCTGGCCGTCGGTGGCGCGGCCGTCGTCGAGGATCTGGAGCAAGGCGCTCCAGACCTCCGGGTGGGCCTTTTCGATCTCGTCGAAGAGGAGCACGGCGTAGGGCTTGCGGCGCACGGCCTCGGTGAGCTGGCCGCCCTCCTCGTAGCCGACGTAGCCGGGCGGTGCGCCGAAGAGCCGCGCCACCGAGTGCTTCTCCATGTACTCGCTCATGTCCAGGCGCACGAGGCTGTCCTCGCGGTCGAAGAGCGCTTCCGCGAGCGCTTTGGCCAGCTCGGTCTTGCCCACGCCCGTCGGCCCGAGGAAGAGAAAGGAGCCGAGCGGCCGCGCGGGATCCTGGATGCCGGCCCGCGCGCGCAGCACGGCGTCGGCCACGGCGCGCACGGCCTCGTCCTGGCCGATCACGCGCCGGTGCAGGATGCTCTCCAGACGCATCAGCTTCTCGCGCTCGCCCTCGACGAGGCGCTCCACCGGCACGCCCGTCCAGCGCGAGACGACGGCGGCGATCTCGCCCTCGCCGACGACCTCGCTGAGCAGGCGCGGGGCGTCGCTCGCTAGCGCGGCGGCCTCGGCCTCGGCGATGCGCGCCGCGAGCCCGGGGATCAGGCCATGGCGCAGCTCGGCCGCGCGCTCGAGCTTGTAGGCGCGCTCGGCAGCCTCGGCCTCGCGCGACAGGCGCTCCAGTTGAGCGCGCAGTTCGCGCAGGGCGGCCTGGCCCTCCCGCTCCTGCTCCCACTGCGCGCGCAGGGCCTGCGCCTCCTCGCGCAGCTCGGCCAGTTCGCGGCGCAGCGCGGCGAGGCGCTCGGCGCTCGCGCGGTCGGTCTCGCGCCTCAGCGCCGCCTCCTCGATCTCGAGGCGCACGAGGCGGCGGCTGAGGTCGTCCAGGCGCGCGGGCTGGGAGTCCAGCTCGGTGCGCACGGAGGCGCAGGCCTCGTCGACGAGGTCGATCGCCTTGTCGGGCAGGAAGCGGTCGCTGATGTAGCGGTTCGCGAGCGCAGCCGCCGCCACGAGCGCGGCGTCCTGGATGCGCACGCCGTGGAAGGTCTCGAAGCGCTCCCTGAGTCCGCGCAGTATCGAGATCGAGTCGGCGACGTCGGGCGCCTCGATCAGCACCGGCTGGAAACGGCGCTCGAGGGCGGCGTCCTTCTCGACGTGCTTGCGGTACTCGGCGAGCGTCGTGGCGCCGATGCAGTGCAGCTCCCCGCGCGCGAGCATCGGCTTGAGCAGGTTGCCGGCGTCGGGCGAGCCTTCGCTGCGGCCGGCGCCGACGATGTTGTGGATCTCGTCGATGAAAAGGAGGACCCTGCCCTCGCTGCGCTTGATCTCGGCGAGCACGGCCTTGAGGCGCTCTTCGAATTCGCCCCGGTACTTCGCGCCTGCCAGCAGGGCGCCCAGGTCCAGGGCCCAGACGCGGCGGTCCTTCAGCCAGGCCGGCACGTCGCCGGCGAGGATGCGCTGCGCGAGGCCCTCGACGACGGCCGTCTTGCCCACGCCCGGCTCGCCGATCAGCACCGGGTTGTTCTTTGTTTTGCGCGAGAGGATGCGGACCACGCGGCGGATCTCGGCGTCGCGCCCGATGACGGGGTCGAGCTTGCCCTCGCGCGCGAGGGCGACCAGGTCCGTGCCGTACTTCGCGAGCGCCTCCTGGCCGGCCTCGGGATCCTCGTTCTCGACCTTGCGGCCGCCGCGCAGCGCGTTCACCGCCGCGAGCAGGGCCTCGCGCGTGAGGCCGGCCTCGGCGAGCAGCCGCGCCGCCGCCCCCTCACGGCCCTTGCCGAGCATGGCGAGCAGGAGGTGCTCGACGGAGAGGAAGCTGTCGCCCAGCGCCTTGGCCTCGTCTTCGGCGGCGAGGAGGAGTTGCTGGAGGCGCCGGCTGGGCAGGAGCTGAGCGCCGCCGCTCACCTTGGTGCGGCGCGCGAGCTCGGCGCGGAGGCTGCCGGCCAGTGGCGCGGCCTCGATCTCCAAGCGCTCGAGCAGGCGCGGCAGCAGGCCGTCCTCCTGCTCGAGCAGGGCGAGCAGCAGGTGCTCGACATCGAGTTCGTGGTGGTTCTCCCGCAGCGCTGCGGCCTGGGCGGCCTGCAGGGCCTCCTGGGACTTGCGGGTCAGGCGATTGAGATCCATGGCTCCGCTCCTTCTCACTGGGATCCGCGGCGCCCGGCCTGTCCGGGCAGAGGCCGCCGGCCTCTCGCTCGAGCGCAAGGCCGAGGCCAGTCCCGGCCGACACGACAAATCTATTCATATCAACGATATAGAGAGATCCCCGGAGCTGCCATTGAGCGTGGGCCCTGCCAGACCGGGCGGCAGCGCCTCAGGACTGGCCGAGCAGTCTGCCAGGACGGCAGCGCCGCGTCAGTTCGAGTCGGGCCCGAGGCGCGGGGGCCGGAGCGCCAGCGGGCGGCCGTCCTCCAGGCGCAGCCCCTCGCAGGCCGCGCCCGTGCGCAGGTAGCCCAGGGCGAGGAAGCCGGGCTCATTCCCGGGCGGCGGCGCGGGCGCGGACGCCGTGGAGCTGACCCAGCCCTCAGATTCGCCCGCCGGGCTCTGCAGCGCCGTGCCCGGCGCGGGCGCGGCACCGGGCCCGGCGAGGATCAGCGGCCGCCAGCGCGGACGGCCGCGGCTGGCCTGGCGCATCACAACTTCCTGGCCGGGATAGCAGCCCTTGCCGAGGCTGACGGCCTCGGGGACGAGGCCCGCCTCCTGGGGCAATACGCGGAGCAGGTCGGGATCGCGCCGCGCGCGGCCGGCGGCGACGCGCAGGTGCTCGGCCGCCGCGGGCGAGAGGCGCAGGCCCCCGGCATCCGCGAGGGCACGAAAGAGCCCGCGCAGCGCCGCCGCGGGACCTTCGCCGGTCGTGGGGGTCTCCGGACCCTGCGGCCCGCAGGCCCCGTCCATGACCAGCTCGAAGCCGGGCGCGCCCAGGCGCGGCGAGGCGAGCAGCGTGAGCGGCCAGCCGGCCAGGGCGCTTCGCCGATGCGCGAGCGGCGCGGCGGGCAGCTCGCCCGGCGCGAGCTGCGCGGCGAGAAGGGCCGGCGCGGCCGGCCCGCCCAGCCAGAGCACGTCGCTATTCGCCTCCAGCGACGCCAGCTCGACTTGCTCGCGGAAGAGGCGCCGCGCGAGCTCCTCGGCCAGGGGCCGGGCGGGATCGGCGTCGGCGAGCAGGAGGAAGCCCTCCGCCTCGCGCAGGACGGCGAGGTCCGCGAGCACGGCGCCTCGCGCATCGAGCAGCAGGCTGCGCGCGCCGCTGCCGGCGGCGAGCGGGGCGAGGTCCTGGCTGAGCGTCGCCTGCAGCCAGGCGGGCGCGTCCGCGCCCCGCACGCGGAGCACTTCGCCCGTGAGCTGGGGCCGGTAGACCAGACCCGCCTCGGCGGCGGCCAGTTCGCGGGCGAGGTTCTCCATGCCCGCTAGCGCGCCTCGAGGCCGGCGATGGCCTCGGCGAGCAGCGCCTCGCCGCGGGTGTCGAGCTCTGCCAGCGTGAGTTCGCCCGCGTCGAGCTTCGCGAGCAAGGCCTTCTGCGCGCGGTACTCGCGGTTGACGATGCCCGCCTTGCTCTGAAGCATCCGCCAGGCCTTCCGCCGTTCGACGCAGAAGAGCACCATCTGCCGCGAGAGCGCCAGCTCCTGCCAGGCGCCGCTCTCGTCCTCGGCGCGGATGAAGACGCCGAAGTCGGGCACGAAGCTGCGGTGCTGCCGGTCGCGGTAGCGCCGCGCCACCACGTCCTGCTGGCTGATGCGCAGGAGCATCGACTCGAGCGGCACGAGCCCCGCCGCCTCGCCGGGCTTCAGGCGCTTGAAGTGACGGCGGAAGCGGGCCTCGCTGGCGGCCCAGTGCGCCACCGTGTAGCGGTACCTCGTCTGCTTGTCCTTGCTGCGCGCCTCCCACCAGTCGGCCTCGGGCGCGGGATTGCCCTTGAGGTCCAGCGCCTCGGCGTAGCTCTCGCCCCCGCGCGGGTCGAAGACGAACTCCGGCATGCCGCGGCTGTCGCGGATGCGCTGGGCCTGCTGCGTGGCCATGTCGTCGGCGACGCCGTGCTCGGGCTGGCAGGTGGTGAAGCACTGCAGGAAGGCCGTGCCGCGGTAGGCGAGCGCGTCGAGGATCGCCTGGTAGAGGCGCGGCGCGTTCGCCAGCGAGACCTGCGCGACGTAGGGCGAGCCGTGGCCGGCCGTGAAGATCTCGGCCAGGCTCTTCTTCTCGACGGCCTTACCCTGCGTGGCCTCGCCGAACTGGTTCATGTCGAAGCCGCCGGGCGAGGGCGAGGAGTCCGAGTTCTGGCCGCCCGTGTTCGAGTAGACCTGCGTGTCGAGCATCAGCAGCTTCACGTTCGGCCGGTTCTGGAGCAGCACCTTCGAGACGTTCTGGAAGCCGATGTCCCCCATGCCGCCGTCGCCGCCGATCGCCCAGGCCTTGGGCAGCTCGCTCACCTCGCGCTCGCTCATGTCGGCGTCCGTCAGGTGCGCGAGCGCGAAGCGCTCGGCCGCGCTGGGCAGGCGGCCCGCGCCCGATTCGCCGCGCCCGTCGCCGAGCAGCATGTCCGCCAGGCGCTCTGGAATCACCGAGCGCCGCGCGTGGTCCATGATGAAGCTCTCGCCGAAGAGCCAGGCCACGGTGGCGCCGTCCTGGAAGAGCGAGTTCATCCACGGATAGGGATGCGGGTTGTTCGGCGGCGTGGAGCCGTAGACCGTGTTGCAGCCGGTGTGGGCGCCCATCGCCATCACGGACATGCCGCTGGCGAGCCGGCCGTCGAGAGCCTGCAGGTCCTTGTGGTTGAAGGCGTCCTGCTCGAGGACGCGGGCGACGGCGTCGACCAGCACGGCGTCCGGGAAGTCCGGCAGTCCGGCGAGGCGCGCGAGCGAGTCCTCCTCGCTCTCGCCGCCGAGGCCCATCAGCAGCTCGGCGACGGCCTGCCGCCAGCGGCGGCCGCCCTCGGGGTCGCCCGCGGCCAGCGCGGCGAGGCGCTCCTCGCCGTGCGCGCGCAAGCGCGCCGCCTTTGCGGCCAGGCGCTCGGCCTTGGCGTGATAGACGGGCCGCATCAGCGCCTCGGTCAGCGAGGCCACCGCGTGCAGCACGCTCTTCTCGCCGCAGCCCGCGCAGGCGCCGTCGCCCGAGACGAGGGCCTGGTAGTTGCGCCGCTGCATGAGGTGGTTGCGCAGCGCGGCCGTCTTGGAGCCCTGCGGGTGCTCGTCGTCGTAGAGACCGAGGTACTTGCGCGGCGTGTCGGGCAGCAGGTTCATGAAGGCCGTGCCCGTCAGGTGGTGGCTGTTGAGTTCCTCCGTCTCGGGCGCCATCACGAGCGCCTCGTGGTCGCCGCACTCCGTGACGCACTCCGCGCAG from the bacterium genome contains:
- a CDS encoding Crp/Fnr family transcriptional regulator; the encoded protein is MNSMAMLRSWGTAAFDFGTIIPESRLLSQGDSRRSRALPSSRVWASFGASSRAEAERTPAMTQPEPGLIELRASPLFRHLPEPVLAGILPAVSRRVYLRGQRIFQQGEPAAGFFVIIFGRVKIQLSAGSGKEQVLHFFCAGDSFGEAAMLAGGSFHAEAVAMERTRVAFVPAEVFERELRERSEFVRQVMASMARRLLEFSHLIEDLSTREVKARLACYLLREGGAQRGLTLPVGKGELALLLGTTAESLSRALRTLSERGAIAVEGKRITLLDPDALLELAGE
- a CDS encoding phenylalanine 4-monooxygenase — its product is MAIEFIDQDYSRYSAENHAVWKLLYERRIAELEAQASRAYLDGLRTLEIYADRVPQLSDINARLGPVTGWTSRAVPGYIPADDFFACLARREFPTTIGVRPREQLDYLPEPDIFHDVFGHIPMHANREFGDFLQAYGEAALHCGGEPRLTELQRLFWFTVEFGLIREEGRLRLYGSGLISSPGEGKHCLESPAVERVDFDLERVIAQDFEIDHYQPLLFVIDSYEQLFAALGEYRRRLLH
- a CDS encoding response regulator, producing MDLHLEGHGMVALPIWALVGGAVLAPLLALALARLFQRGDAALLRGTLRKKGLQLDETLTKLSEANQRIAATLREAEQARSEAETASRAKNEFLATMSHEIRTPMNGVIGMTSLLMDTPLTAEQREYAEVIRSSGDSLLTILNDILDFSKIEVGQLELEEHSFQLREVFEDALDLMAVRVGEKGLELSCLVEPNVPHTLIGDPTRLRQIVVNLIGNAIKFTQMGEIALTVKSQLLREGLYEIHTAVRDTGIGIDPAGRSRLFKAFSQVDSSTTRKYGGTGLGLAISKQLSELMGGRIWVESVPGRGSTFHFTVRVRRSSLPEPALDLHSLKGLRALIIDDNATNRRLLEVQSIAWSMTPVLAESPSVALALVEKEKPFDLILLDMQMPEMDGLELAQVLAHNPKSARVPKIMLSSIGRRIEVEGTPLHSAISKLIRQDRLLGVLLDAIGEREGGHATAPPPALERLAERLPLHILLVEDNRVNQRVALRLLERLGYSADVAANGLEALDALRRQPYDLVLMDMQMPEMDGLEATRRIRADFPAKRQPRIVAMTANAMKGDRERCIEAGMDDYISKPVKWESLVEAIGRCEMVPSR
- a CDS encoding 4a-hydroxytetrahydrobiopterin dehydratase, with translation MSGEERAARPALADRNCRPLPAGTPALTAAECVAHLAALPGWAIDGERLTREIRLPDFARALALVNAIGVLAEAEDHHPDIALSWGRVGVSLWTHSVGGLSENDFILAAKIEALPR
- a CDS encoding BrxA/BrxB family bacilliredoxin → MYDELLVAPMRAELTRIGVEELRDGAAVERWMGQSTGSALLFVNSVCGCAAGMARPGLAMALQGETRPDRVASVFAGQDREATTAARTHFGDLPPSSPSAALFKDGKLVFFLPRHAIEGREAAVVAADLSAAFARFCA
- the clpB gene encoding ATP-dependent chaperone ClpB → MDLNRLTRKSQEALQAAQAAALRENHHELDVEHLLLALLEQEDGLLPRLLERLEIEAAPLAGSLRAELARRTKVSGGAQLLPSRRLQQLLLAAEDEAKALGDSFLSVEHLLLAMLGKGREGAAARLLAEAGLTREALLAAVNALRGGRKVENEDPEAGQEALAKYGTDLVALAREGKLDPVIGRDAEIRRVVRILSRKTKNNPVLIGEPGVGKTAVVEGLAQRILAGDVPAWLKDRRVWALDLGALLAGAKYRGEFEERLKAVLAEIKRSEGRVLLFIDEIHNIVGAGRSEGSPDAGNLLKPMLARGELHCIGATTLAEYRKHVEKDAALERRFQPVLIEAPDVADSISILRGLRERFETFHGVRIQDAALVAAAALANRYISDRFLPDKAIDLVDEACASVRTELDSQPARLDDLSRRLVRLEIEEAALRRETDRASAERLAALRRELAELREEAQALRAQWEQEREGQAALRELRAQLERLSREAEAAERAYKLERAAELRHGLIPGLAARIAEAEAAALASDAPRLLSEVVGEGEIAAVVSRWTGVPVERLVEGEREKLMRLESILHRRVIGQDEAVRAVADAVLRARAGIQDPARPLGSFLFLGPTGVGKTELAKALAEALFDREDSLVRLDMSEYMEKHSVARLFGAPPGYVGYEEGGQLTEAVRRKPYAVLLFDEIEKAHPEVWSALLQILDDGRATDGQGRVVDFRNTVIILTSNIGSPLLLESAAAEMGEIPSALREAVFAELRRHFRPEFLNRLDEQVLFRPLTEAQIGAIVDLMTARLAARLAERELTLELEPAARRWLAREGYDPHYGARPLARVIKRELETPIARLLVAQGAGGARRLRVGLGEGAGGEGLAIRVEPRAEATAG
- a CDS encoding oxidoreductase encodes the protein KRIRVNCDLHHVDVVLCCDPKAFLHTNPLEGLNPGGAFVWESDESPATAWERIPPRYRQRILDEKIRVYILPGFAIARAATDRGDLQLRMQGNAFLGAFFGVSSFLADNGIDREHYAEVVRAQYVKKFGRFGEAVVESNMEVMEEGFTRVAEIAYGAADAPDRSNMRGQLLVSCAADSRGGLTPPAPGQGERAPLFTLGAFDREFRAGLGYDQPASPFAAVGIMAAATGATASKTVARRETPIWIPENCTQCMECIAACPDTALPNTAQDLATVLRTAIVNYVSDPVARAALLKAVPALDAALHARMLAAAQAKEKRPVPALLAEELAGLADLSAAAKAQLLAVMEQVPLAYGKVNAIFLTKEKKEAGSGGVFSIFVSDLCKGCAECVTECGDHEALVMAPETEELNSHHLTGTAFMNLLPDTPRKYLGLYDDEHPQGSKTAALRNHLMQRRNYQALVSGDGACAGCGEKSVLHAVASLTEALMRPVYHAKAERLAAKAARLRAHGEERLAALAAGDPEGGRRWRQAVAELLMGLGGESEEDSLARLAGLPDFPDAVLVDAVARVLEQDAFNHKDLQALDGRLASGMSVMAMGAHTGCNTVYGSTPPNNPHPYPWMNSLFQDGATVAWLFGESFIMDHARRSVIPERLADMLLGDGRGESGAGRLPSAAERFALAHLTDADMSEREVSELPKAWAIGGDGGMGDIGFQNVSKVLLQNRPNVKLLMLDTQVYSNTGGQNSDSSPSPGGFDMNQFGEATQGKAVEKKSLAEIFTAGHGSPYVAQVSLANAPRLYQAILDALAYRGTAFLQCFTTCQPEHGVADDMATQQAQRIRDSRGMPEFVFDPRGGESYAEALDLKGNPAPEADWWEARSKDKQTRYRYTVAHWAASEARFRRHFKRLKPGEAAGLVPLESMLLRISQQDVVARRYRDRQHRSFVPDFGVFIRAEDESGAWQELALSRQMVLFCVERRKAWRMLQSKAGIVNREYRAQKALLAKLDAGELTLAELDTRGEALLAEAIAGLEAR